TAGGGAGCCTTGCTGGTCCAACAAATGTTGATTTGCTTTCTGCCATAGGAAGAGGTATATGAGGAAAAAGGAGCAAGATATGGTCCTATTTGTTTTGTTTGACTGAGAAAAACAAACCTGTTAAATAGTAGCCATTTCCCCTTATAAACAGGGATGTGTCCTTCGATTCCCGCCGGTTTCTATTCCTCTATTTTTTACCAAGAACATCAGTTCTATTTTCTCGATAGACAAATTAATCTACAATGATTAGTGTAGCTAGGAGGACGTGGATGCAAACATGACATCCAATGAAGGACCATAATCTCTTTCAGAAATATGGGAATTTGGGCACAAACACTAACTTTTATCTTTTACAAATTTGGACGAAAACAAAAGACTTCTGAGAACAAAGATCTGCATATAATGCAACCATTTTTACTAGTGGAAAATGCATGAAACTTCAAAATTAGACAGACCACACCCGCCTTATAAAGCATAAACAAGTCCTGGAAACTAGCCAGACCACACCCGTATTCAGAATCATAAACAGGTCCTCCAGAGCCTAGCGCAGCAACTTGTTCCATGGCACGTCGGTGATCAGCGAAACCGCCGGGAGCTATCCTCGCTTCCCAGTCCAAGGGATCTCTGTGCATTGGCAATTCCTTCTTCATCTGCAAGAGATGCAGTCAAAGCAGAAATAAGCAATTGTGTTGTAATTGAGAAAACAACGAGGGGCACGTTACATAAGTGAACTATTATAGATAAAGTTATCTTGGTATCTGGGCATCTGGCACATATTTTAGATTAACAACACAATTTATCTTGATGATATCTGGGCATCGAGCACATATTTTAGATTAACAACACAATTTATCTGGCACATATTCTATATAGATAAAGTTATCTTGATGTAGTGGCTTGAAATCAATAACAGTGTTATTTTATAGGAGTAGTTAATTTATTCACTAGGAGGAAATGCTGAATTGCGTTCTACAGAACAACAAACGAATAGGATCAGAGTAAACCAGGTTAATACAATACTATCTTGCCATTGACTGAGCTCACCCCAGAACTGCGTGAAGATCTTGAAGAAAAAGTTCACATTACGGGAGACACTGTATGCCATCACAGGAGGAAGAGGCTTGACAAGTGTGTCCACCGTGAAAACTCTCCGCAGGAACTGCAAAACAAAGGGCTTCTTGTCAGACAATTAACCAACGACGAACAAAATAAGTACAAGATTCCTTTATTTCAAAATCAATTATCCTCGATAGGAGCAATTTGTTGATTTGCTTATTCGTCTAGACATCTACATAAACTTCGAAGTGAATGAAACATTAGGACCACACAAAGTGAATGAAGTATTAGGAATCACACACAATGAAAATATCTCTATCTTTTACCAAATAAGAAGTCAATATCTTCTGTCATAGTTCTTATGCACAATATCAGGATCGCCTGTTGCAACCCCTCCTCTCCGGGTTAAGGTGCAACAAGGGGTATACCTCTTTGGGAGGATGGGTCGCAAACCAAACAATTCCGGGTCGACGGCCATGGTAGGACATAGTTTTTTTCACTGAGATTACTAGTACCATTTTTTTTTACTCACGCCAATTTTTAGAGGCTAAAAGTTTTGATATAGCAAACAATTATAGAAGATCAAATGTCTAAGTTGTGAAACAAATGGAAAAAGTTGGCATGTGACTTGCTGGGTTGGCCTAGCACAGCacacacatctttcttattttcacGTACTCCAGCCCTAGCATCTTATTCTTACCCTCAACCACCAAGTCCTGAACACCATGTGTTAATTATATTCTAACCATCAGTCTCTCAGCTCCCACCAACACCCATCCTGCTGTCACTTCCGACCCCTCCATCCACCAGCGATAGATTGAAGCACCGCTGTGGTTGTCCGACAAAGAATCAAAGGCAACCACAGGTACGCTCAGCGCAGGAAAGGGGCGGGCAACATCCAAGCATGGTCATGGTGCCACCATGGTAATAGCAGGATGAGGAGCGCCAAGTGACACAACAACGACTGCATAGTGCGAGTTCTCATTTGGGATTGAGAGCAACTGTTTTGCGCGGTGTTAAGTCCGCCAACCCACGGTGATCCCTACTTACTCGACACTAACCCTTGACTGGGGTGATCGATCACAGGTCAAGGGATGTGGCGTCGACCCATGATCCCTGTTTCTATGGGTAGGAATCATGAACAAGTTAGCACAGATTCAAGAAAAACTGTGATAAAAGCCATGTAGGGTAGAGGATACTCGGACATGGCCTTCCATTTACACAACTGTGCTTGTCAGCGGCAAATTATTTACTATTTTTTCTTGATAATCTTGAGTAAAATAATATGGTCACCTGAATTAAGatggaaaccatgatatgagagaaaCCAAGAGCTGGCAATTGTGGAGCTGTTTATTTCATCTAATACAATTTACAAATTTGTGTTGCTATTGACCGGACcctttgtcttaattattgtggttAGGGTTATGACGGTAAAAGGTGAAGTGCGATCTTGTGAATTTTGGCCAGCAATGTTCAGATGGTTTTGAAGTGCCTCTATCCAAAAAACTAAATCTATTGTTTCAGTTTTACTACCATTAGGTCCATTACCAGTTGATTGAACCCTCAACTTGCTAATTAATCCAGAAGAAAATCCTTCTGTTACGACTGCAGCCTCCGCGAGTTCACAATCTGTCGAACACCTAGAGCGAATCGCCTAACAGCAATAAACAAGGAAGAAgcataggggaagggggagggaagAGATTGGTGCGTGGCGCGGGCGGGGTATACCCTGCTGTTGCGCTGGAAGGAGCAGCGCAGCTCGGGGTCGATCTCGTCCTCCTCGAAGTCGTCGACGGCGAGGTCGAGGTCCGGGCGCTTGCTGCGTGGCATGTTCATGGTGGGCGTCTCCCCGGGGTTGCTGGTGACGGTGACCTTCCCCTCGCGGCTCATCCTGGacgcctcgtcgtcctcctccgcctcccccgTCCGCCATGGCGCCGACGACAGCAGCTCCTTCCTCTTCCTCACCATCGTCCTCTCCTTTCTTCTCGCGTGTTGTCGTTTGCTTTCGGTTTGGTTTTgcgaggaggaaggaaggaaggggatgACGATGACGAGAGGATGAGGTAGGAAAGCTTTCCGTTGGGCTCTGTGGGTCGGATTGGAGAGGAAGTGGACTTTCGTGGGCTGAATCACGTGCTTTAGGATGGACGCGCTGAAGGATCTCAAAAAAAAAAGGATGGACGCGCTGGATGTCGTATGGGCCTGCCCATTTTACGGTTTTTCTATCGTTTTTTCCCTCTTTTCTTTTTTCGTTTtctacttttatttttatttttttcgtttttatttttatttttatttttaaaaaaattcacgTGTTTTTGCGAATTTTATTTCCAAATTCGCGTACATTTTTTTCTTCatcgtattcaaaaaatgttcatcaatgtaAAAAAATATTTATCGAATTCATTTTTTGTTCATCGTATTTAAAAAACTTTTATCAAAATTCAAGATATGTCCATCGTATTCACAATTTGTTCATCATTCTCAAAAATATATTCATAAATTTCTATAATTGTTCATAAAATTCAAATTTTGATCAtggaattcaaaatttgttcatcaatttttcaaaaaaaaattcacctAACTCAAAAACATATTGATcttattcaaattttgttcaccataatttttaaaaatgttcatcaatatCCAAATTCACTAGCATTTTTTGAAATgacgaacatttttaaaattcgtgCATATTACTTGTATTCTGGGACATTTTTTGGCTCAACCAACTTTTCAAAATTCTCATTCTTTTTAAATTTGGAGCTATTCCGAAATCCTGAATTATTTAAAtaataaaaaatgaaaacaaaaaaatagGGGGCGCCGCACCGCCACTCATGGGCCGGCTCAAATGGGCGCGCGAGGGGAGCAGGGTTGCGCGCTGTGTGACTCCCACAGCGAGTGCGCCAAATAGGAGGACCCCTGTTGGATGTCGTAGGCCCTTTCGTGTCAAACTTGAATGGGCTGTCATTAATCAGCTTGCGGGCGTATACAAATCGAGTTGGATTTCATTGACTCAGAACGAAGCATCAAAAGAACACAGACACAACAACTCCACACCTGTGTCTAAAAAAACAAGTTCGCACCTGGCCTTTCCGAAGAAAATACAGTCCAGGATTCATTCCCACAGTTTTTTAATACAATAGATTTTTTTTACTTATCTCCTGAGAATACCATAGACACCATTTCTTCACGAAACATCATACGTGAATAAAATGGTCGACCAGGTTTGATACCCTAAAATTTCAGATTTTTATCATTTTTCCTGGTATTTTTTCATTACTATTCGTATAGGGTTCACGGGCAGCCAAGAGCTCAAAGTCCGTGTCCCTGCTATAATCTAATACTTCATCCGTTTctttgcatataagttttgtcttaaATCAAACTTCATAGAATTTCACCAAGATTGTGAGAAAAAAAGATCAACATTGACATCATCAAAACGATATCATTACATGCATCAAGGACTTAATTCATATCGTACACCTCAACTATTCTAGATGTTGATGCTTATATAGAAATTTGGTAAAATTTCACAAAGTTTGATTTAAGATAAATCTTATATGCGGAACAAAAaaaaacgaagggagtatttcTCTAACGTGCATTGAGAATGCGCGCAATACATGATAGTGAAATGTAGGTCGCAACGGCTCAACGTGTTAGGAGAGAAACATAAATATGTTGAATTGTAATGCAGCGACGTAGGGACATTGACAAGTAGATAGCCGGCGGACGGAGAGAACTGCAGGCGTAGAGCGGCTGCGTTGGCACAACTTTCTTGTCATGATGGTGTCTTTTGTAGTTGGCAGCCCTGCTTCCGGTTGGAATTAGTCTCTGGTTTCATACCAGCGGCAGCTAAGCTGAAAGCCGGCCTCGCGTCCCTTTCGGATAGCTACCGCTCAACTGATGACGATCCATGCCTGCTTCACACGCTTAATCTTTCTTCTTGAGAAGAGGTGGTATCTGATGGTGGCTTCTTCCGGGCAAAATCACAACGAACCAGTTGTTTCCGAGCAGAAGCAAACGTCACAAACCGGAACTTTTCCTCGTATTTTTTTCCTCAGTGCATGCTTTTTTTTTGAAGCATCGGTGCATGCTTTATTCTTGTTCTGGACGTAGGATCTGCTCCCCGTAAATTCCCGATATCTACTGGATTTTTTTTCtagggtgttttcttttcttttcattttgtCTGGATAACTGATTGTTACTTCAAGGAGAATGTGAAAATGTGAGGAAGGATTTTTAGATGTCACTGATTGTTAGGCCTATTTAAATATATCAAACTTTTTTTTACAGCCGTATCAAACATTTTATGTTCTTGAGATTTCAACACCCTATCTATGCAAAGGACTGAAAGATGTGCGAGTGTGACACACATTCAGAGAAAGAGTGGGGCGGATATTTTCAACACATGGTAGACACTAGACACCATAGAGTTTACATATCAAGTTTGCGATGGGTATGTAACTTATATAACTAATCTATTCAGATATAATCGAACCCTTTTTTACAGTCATATCAAACATTTATGTTCTTGAGATTTCAATGCTCCTATGTAAACAAAGGACTGAATGATGTGCGAGTGTGAACAACATACGGAGTGAGAAAGAGTGGGGCAGATATTTTGAACACATAGGAGACACATAGATGTAACTTGCTGTCACGCCTGCTGATGATACATCCGCAACGGACTGAAAGTGCAGTTCAGTTAACTGAACTAACTGAACTGCAACAgagctagtgtgtgtgtgtgttgggccaGAGgcagtgtgtgggtgtgagagggcCCAGGTGGGCGGCTAGGCAGTGTGTGTTCTGAGaccgtgtgtgggtgtgagagggcCCAGGTGGGCGGCTACATATTGTACTGTGGATGAGATGCTGGGTATGAATGGAAAAAGATCTCAATTCTCCTTTCCCCTTCTCCAAGCTCTCCTCTCACCCTCTGCATCTCGATCCCCTTTCTCATCCCGATCTCCCCTCTCCCTTGGGTCATGACAAATCTGGTATTCAGAGCCAATTTTTTTGCTCATTACCTCGCCGCTGCCACTGTCTCACACCCACTCGATCGCCGGTAACATCCACCGGGTTAGGTGCGAGCCGCTCCGGCGAGTTCGCACAAAATCCTACTCGGGGTTCGGTTGATTTGGAGCGAGACCACGGCGCCGCCCTCCAAACCCTCGGCCCAGACTCGTCGGGTGCTCGACGCCATGTCGGAGACGACCGACAAGCTGCAGAACCTGCTCGAGTCGGTCATCCGCCGTCTCGACGCGAACCAGAAAACTGCCGACGAGCGCCACCAAGCACAGCTCTCCTACAACAACCAAGTCTCCGACGAACTCAAGCACCTCACCAAGCAGATCGACCTCACCCAGGACGACGTGGATGAGGCCCGCAAGACCCCGCCAGCGCCTGATCCAGTCACCACGCACGGCGCGGGCACCTCGTCTCCGTCAGCAACCGCGGACTCCTCCGCGcgtgcaccaccaccaccacctccaccaccgaTCCGCCCCTCACCGACCCACCTCTACACGGACGGCGCGACGCAGCTCCCATTCGCACGGCTCGTCAACCACGGGCCCCCGCTGCTGATTGCCGGGGCCCCGTCGCCCACCGAGCGCGAGCGCCAGGGTGACTACTACACGAAGCCGCCCAAGCATGATTTCCCTCGGTTCGACGGCACCAAACCGCGCATCTGGCTGGAGCGGTGCGTGTCCTACTTCGAGCTGTACCGTGTGCCGCCGCACAATTGGGTGACCACCGCCGCGCTATACATGGAAGGCCTGGCGGCAATGTGGCTGCAAGCATACCGACAGAAGCATCCCGGGGTCAGTTGGGCGATTTTCAGAGCAGCAATCGAGGAGGAATTCGGGCCAGAAGAATTCGAAACACAGATGCATGAGTTGGTTCAGTTACGCCAGACAGGGAGTGTGCAGGATTATCGGCAGCAATTCGAGACCCGCATGTATCATCTCTTGTCCCTGGACCCGACCCTGAGCACACAGTTCTTCATATCACAGTTTCTGCTGGGACTTAAAGATGAGCTACGGCTTGGGGTGCGACTGCAGAGCCCCTCTAGCATCACACGAGCAGCCGTGTTTGCGCGCATCCAGGAAGAGGAATTCGAGAAACAGCGTCTGTCGCGCCATCGCATTGTGCCAGTGGGTCGTCCTCCTCCCCCAGCAGCACCAGTTCCCGCACCGGCACGAGCAGCGACACCTCTGCGACAGGGTGGGGATGAGTACGCCCGGGAACGTCAACTGCGCGAATTCAGGCGTGCCAATGGCCTTTGTTTCTGCTGTGGTGACAAATACTCCCGCGAGCATCAGTGCAAACTCACTGGACAGATTTTGATGATAGAAGTGGGTGATTTCGGCGAGATTTTGTCTGATGACACGGTGCATGCATTGCAGCTGCTGGACGCACCAGGGGCGCAAGAGCCTGAATGTTGCTCTCTGTCTGAACATGTTGTATTTGGCGAGGAAGGCCCTGCTACAATTCGCTTGCGCGCACAAGTGGGTGATCAGGTTATGCTGCTACTGATGGACTCGGGAAGCTCACACAGTTTCATCAGTGAAGCGTTCACCGCCCGGATCGCTGCCCGAACAGAGAAGTTACCCGTGGTTACAGTTCGAGTGGCCAATGGTCAGAGATTGCATTGTGACAAAATTGTTCACTAGTTGGCATGGCAGGTCCCAGGGCACACTTTCCATACCGATCTCCGGGTTCTGCCGCTGAGCGCGTATGATGGAGTGTTTGGCATCGACTGGCTCTTAGCGCACAGCTCCATGCTCTGTCACTGGCAACTAAAGACGATCCAATTCGACGTCAATGGCAAAACTGTCCACCTGCAGGGAGTAAAATCTTCAGACATGCCTCGCATAGCGGAATTGGATGACTATGAATTGCATCGCATGGAAGTGGCGAATGACATTTGGACAGCAGCCCTGGTTACCATCAAGCAGACGGAAAAAACCCAACCTGAACCTGTTCCCCCAAATATTCAGTTATCTGAATTTGAAGACGTGTTTGCTGAACCCACTACTTTGCCACCCCGTCGTCAGTATGACCATGGCATTCATTTGGAGCCAGGCACTACGCCTATCAACACCAAACCTTACCGTTACTCGCCGGCACAAAAAGATGAAATCGAGCGGCAAGTACAGGACATGCTCAACTCCGGTGTTATCGCGCACAACATGAGCCCTTACGTTGCCCCGGTCCTGctggtcaagaagaaggacggcagTTGGCGTTTCTGTGTCGATTTTCGACGACTCAACTCTGCAACAGTGAAGAACAAATTTCCCCTCCCGTTAGTTGACGAGCTCCTGGACGAATTGGCCGGCGCCAAGtacttctccaagattgatttatgTGCTGGATACCATCAGATTCGAATGCGGGAAGAGGACGAGGAAAAGACTGCCTTCAAGACACACCACGACCACTACCACTTCCGGGTGATGCCATTCGGCCTTTGCAATGCTCCGGCAACCTtccaatgcttgatgaatacaatgtTCGGCCGTTATGTGCGTAAGTTCATCATCATATTTTTGGACGACATCTTGGTATTCAACACTGACCTGCAGGAACACGAGGAACATCTTCGCCTCACTCTGCAACTCCTCCGCGAGCATCAACTATTCGCCAAGGCCAACAAGTGTTCGTTCGCACAAACAAGCATTGAATACCTCGGGCATGTGATCTCACAAGAGGGAGTTGCTACAGACAATAGCAAGACCAGCGCCATGCAGTCCTGGCCCGTGCCCACCACGCCCATGGAGCTGCGCGGCTTCTTGGGGCTGACAGGCTACTACCGTAAATTCGTCCCCCATTACGGCATCATCGCCAAGCCCCTGACGCAACTGTTGACGAAGAAAGGGTTTCTCTGGGACGACAAAGCGCAGCAAGAATTTGACATGCTCAAGCGCGCCATGGTGAGCACGCCAGTGTTGGCGCTGCCCAATTTCAATCGCCCGTTCGCCATCGAAACGGATGCGTGCGATACCGGCGTGGGCGCGGTGCTTATGCAAGATGGCCATCCAGTGGCCTACCTCAGCAAGGCTCTGGGAGTACGCAATCAGAAGCTATCCACATATGAGAAGGAATTTCTCGCCATCATGATGGCCATCGACAAATGGCGGCCGTACCTGCATCGTGCTCCATTTGAGAtcgtcactgaccacaagagtctttgTGCACTTGACGATCAACAACTGGTAACCGATCTCCAGCGCAAAGCCATGTCTAAGATGGTGGGGCTGCAGTTCTCCTTCCGTTACAAGAGGGGCGTCGACAACAGTGCTGCCGTTGCGCTGTCCCGCGTCGGTCATCTCCTGGAGCTCGACGCACTGTCCATGTGCCAACCACAATGGCTACAAGAAGTTGCCAATTCCTACGAGACCGACCCCGACTCTCAAGAGCTGCTCACCAAGCTGGCTGTCATCAACACTGACGATCAAGGGTGCACCCTGCAGCAAGGCGTAATTCGGCAACGCGGTCGACTCTGGATCGGCGCCAACTCAGCTCTTAAGACCAAACTCATCACTGCTCTCCACCATAGCGCCGTGGGAGGTCACTCAGGCGCCAAAGCAACATATCACAGAGTGCGCAAACTTTTTGCCTGGCCAGGTCTGAAGCGTGCCGTTGAGGATTTTGTTCGCCAATGCACTGTCTGCCAGCATGCCAAGCATGAGAACACGCACCAGGTGGGCAAGCTCCAACCCCTTCCAATACCTACAACGCCATGGCAAGACCTCACCATGGACTTCGTCGAGGGATTACCCAAATCTGAAGGGTACGATTCCATCATGGTCGTCGTCGATCGCCTGACTAAGTTCGCGCACTTTGTGCCGCTCCGGCACCCCTTCACCGCGGTCCACATCGCCCGCGCGTTTTGGGACAACGTCATCAAGCTGCACGGCGTGCCTCTCTCCATCGTCTCTGATCGGGACAAGATCTTCACTAGTGCCATGTGGCGCGAACTGCTCGCCGCGGCAGGCACCAAGCTGCTGTACTCCACCGCCTATCACCCGTAGACGGACGGGCAGACGGAGCACGTCAACCAGTGCCTGGAGATGTATCTCCGGTGCGCCGTCCATGACACCCCGCATCGATGGCGCAAGTGGCTGCCGGCAGCTGAGTTTTGGTACAACTCTTCCCACCACTCATCTCTGAAGTGCTCCCCGTTCAAGGCGCTCTACGGCACAGAACCCAACCTGGGCGGCCTTCCTCAACTCAGCTCCGTGCTGCCCGTCGACGCGTCCTCTGGTGACTTGGACTGGGCCGCGCACACCGACCTGTTGCGCGCGCAGCTCTCGCGCGCCCATGCACGTTTCAAGAAGCAGGCGGATCGACACCGTGCGGAGCGCGCTTTCAATGTGGGAGAGCAGGTCCTGCTCAAGCTCCAACCGTACGCTCAATCTTCCGTCGTCAACCGCCCCTGCCGCAAGCTCTCATACAAGTTCTATGGCCCGTTCTTGGTGACCGAGCGCATTGGCTCCCTGGCATACCGGCTGCAGTTGCCTCCGGACAGTCGCGTCCATCCGGTATTCCACgtctctgtgacgcccggataattaggctacagtaatcacacgttaatgatgccacgtcaccatggttactattgttaatctcgcgttagttcagaaccgatccaaattcaaatttgaaacaaaggcaaaacatcaaaagttttcaaacgttaacactaaaatgttcaaaatgcga
This portion of the Triticum dicoccoides isolate Atlit2015 ecotype Zavitan chromosome 7A, WEW_v2.0, whole genome shotgun sequence genome encodes:
- the LOC119330506 gene encoding uncharacterized protein LOC119330506, coding for MVRKRKELLSSAPWRTGEAEEDDEASRMSREGKVTVTSNPGETPTMNMPRSKRPDLDLAVDDFEEDEIDPELRCSFQRNSRFLRRVFTVDTLVKPLPPVMAYSVSRNVNFFFKIFTQFWDEEGIANAQRSLGLGSEDSSRRFR